Proteins co-encoded in one Quercus robur chromosome 8, dhQueRobu3.1, whole genome shotgun sequence genomic window:
- the LOC126695907 gene encoding U-box domain-containing protein 14-like: protein MSKLWDILAGYAWIDRDVGYIVKFSLQPNRKEKPKIAKNKLENLLKIAKAGAVKPLILLISLANPQLQEYDVTAILNLSLCDENKEFIASSGAIKPLVRALRLGTPMVKENLACALLRLSQVDENKFAIGQSKAIPLLVNLLESGGFCGKKDTSTALYSLCSVKENKIKAVQAGITKPLVEEVFGE, encoded by the exons ATGTCAAAACTTTGGGATATTCTTGCCGGTTATGCCTGGATAGATAGAGATGTTGGCTATATTGTCAAG TTTTCTCTGCAACCAAACAGAAAAGAGAAACCCAAAATTGCGAAGAACAAGCTAGAAAACCTGCTCAAAATCGCGAAAGCTGGAGCGGTTAAGCCGTTAATCTTGTTGATTTCCTTGGCCAATCCTCAGCTCCAAGAGTATGACGTCACAGCGATTTTGAATCTCTCGCTCTGCGACGAGAATAAGGAGTTCATAGCCTCCTCTGGTGCGATTAAGCCACTGGTTCGAGCTTTGAGATTGGGAACTCCGATGGTGAAAGAGAACTTGGCTTGCGCTCTACTTCGACTCTCTCAAGTAGATGAGAACAAATTCGCGATCGGACAGTCAAAAGCGATTCCGCTGTTGGTGAATCTTCTAGAAAGCGGTGGTTTTTGCGGGAAAAAGGACACGTCGACGGCTCTGTACTCTTTGTGCTCTGTAAAGGAAAACAAGATCAAAGCCGTCCAAGCTGGAATCACGAAGCCATTGGTGGAGGAGGTGTTTGGGGAGTGA
- the LOC126694700 gene encoding receptor-like protein 6 isoform X6, with protein sequence MGLTLKYQLFFFFFCLLSFLFPSSFSSSLSSRSQCSALLHFSNSLSLDRSASPSLDTTDLSSFYDSDYRSNTQMCDNSYPKTASWKEDKDCCSWDGVECDNATRHVIGLDLSCSWLYGSIHSNSSLFLLRHLRSLNLAGNFFNHSLISSEFGNFETLTHLNLSHSGFSGKIPYEISQLSSLVSLDLSYNYPLIIETPVWKRVVDNLTLLRELLLDWTYMSSIRPISLMNLSSSLTTLSLHECDLRGKLENNILCLQSIQTLDLGLNFNLEGSLPNSNCNSSSSLTFLDLSVTSFSGELPDSIGSLKSLKHLNLCLCNFTGSIPTSLGSLTQITHLILYFNNFTGPVPTLLWNLTQMTYLDLGWNSFTGLLPLSLLNLPNLSSLFLDNNQLVGPLPSHVSGLNLINLFLSSNSLNGTLPSWLFNLPSLEMLSLSDNEFIGEIGEFKSDSLRYLDLDYNKLHGSIPRSISRLVNLTILYLSSNKWSTMLEFEMFSKLKNLQYLDLSHNLLSINNVTFTLPNLRYLNLSFSNISEFPIFLRTATNLESLDLSNNRIYGQVPRWLGDVGRNSLYHVDLRANLLQGPFPTLNFLNLRYFFVSNNSLTGEIPFLICNASSLQVLDLSHNNLSGMIPKCMVHSNVLSVLDLRMNNFRGTIPATFAKGNNFRNINFNGNQLEGQLPRSLANCRKLEVLDLGNNKINGTFPYWLESLPKLRVLVIRSNRFKGRIFCNPKTKFPFPKLRIIDISNNQFNGSLPIKYFKYLKAMTNVDESEVGLKYMGEDYYRDSLNVMMKGLYIELEGILTVFTTIDFSNNRFIGEMPKILGRLKSLKGLNFSHNNLTGYIPSSFENLTNLEWLDLSFNKLSGEIPMQLAELPWLEVLDLSHNQLTGRIPLGRQFNTFDNDSYMENLGLCGFPLSRTCNNETKQPTPSTLQKEDSLEPENGFGWQAVLIGYGCGVIFGILMGYLMFKFGKPKWIVRMVILEQHIMLRRLKNNAYRRGGRK encoded by the exons ATGGGTTTAACTTTGAAGTatcaactcttcttcttcttcttctgtctaCTCTCCTTCCTCTTTccatcctctttttcttcttccctgtcttcaAGGTCACAATGCTCTGCTCTACTCCATTTTAGTAACTCCCTTTCTCTTGACAGATCCGCTTCTCCTTCTCTTGATACAACcgatttatcttctttttatgaTTCTGATTATAGATCAAATACTCAAATGTGTGATAATTCGTATCCAAAGACAGCCTCTTGGAAGGAGGATAAGGACTGCTGTAGTTGGGATGGTGTCGAGTGTGACAATGCGACACGCCATGTTATTGGTCTTGACCTTAGTTGCAGTTGGCTTTATGGCTCCATTCATTCCAACAGTTCCCTCTTCCTTCTTCGCCATCTCAGGTCCTTGAATCTTGCtggtaatttcttcaatcactCCCTAATTTCATCTGAGTTTGGTAACTTTGAGACTTTGACTCATCTTAACCTCTCTCATTCCGGTTTTTCTGGCAAAATCCCATATGAAATCTCCCAGTTGTCTTCCCTTGTTTCACTCGATCTTTCTTACAATTATCCATTAATCATCGAAACACCGGTCTGGAAAAGAGTCGTTGATAACCTAACTCTGTTAAGGGAACTTCTTCTGGATTGGACATATATGTCCTCAATTAGACCTATTTCTTTGATGAATCTATCCTCCTCTTTGACAACTCTTAGTCTCCATGAGTGTGACTTGCGGGGAAAACTCGAAAATAACATCCTCTGCCTTCAGAGTATACAAACCCTTGATCTAGGGCTTAATTTCAATCTTGAGGGTTCTCTTCCAAACTCTAATTGCAATAGCAGTAGTTCCCTAACGTTCTTAGATCTCTCTGTGACGAGTTTTTCAGGAGAATTACCTGATTCTATCGGCAGTCTAAAGTCCTTGAAGCATTTGAATCTCTGTCTTTGCAATTTTACTGGTTCAATTCCAACCTCGCTAGGAAGTCTCACTCAAATTACTCATCTGATtctatatttcaacaattttacTGGGCCAGTTCCAACATTACTTTGGAATCTCACTCAAATGACTTATTTGGATCTGGGATGGAATAGTTTCACCG GTTTGCTGCCATTGTCACTATTGAACTTGCCAAATCTCTCAAGTTTATTCCTTGACAACAATCAACTTGTTGGTCCTCTTCCTAGTCACGTAAGTGGTTTGAATCTAATTAATCTCTTTTTAAGTTCAAATTCCCTAAATGGAACACTGCCATCTTGGTTGTTCAATTTGCCATCTTTGGAGATGTTAAGCCTTAGTGATAATGAATTTATTGGTGAGATTGGTGAATTCAAGTCCGATTCATTAAGGTATCTTGATTTGGATTATAATAAGCTACATGGCTCTATACCTAGGTCAATATCTAGACTTGTAAACCTTACTATTCTATATCTCTCATCAAATAAATGGAGTACTATGTTGGAGTTTGAAATGTTTTCAAAGCTCAAAAATCTCCAATATCTTGATTTATCACATAACTTACTTAGCATCAACAATGTAACTTTTACCTTGCCCAATCTTCGGTACTTGAACTTGTCTTTTTCCAACATTAGTGAATTCCCAATTTTCTTAAGAACAGCAACAAATTTAGAATCCTTAGACCTTTCCAATAACAGAATTTATGGTCAAGTTCCAAGATGGTTGGGGGATGTGGGGAGAAATTCATTATATCATGTTGATCTTCGGGCCAACTTGCTTCAAGGACCATTTCCCACATTAAATTTTCTTAACCTTCGATATTTCTTTGTCTCCAATAATAGTTTAACTGGAGAAATCccctttttaatttgtaatgcAAGTTCCCTTCAAGTTCTAGATTTGTCTCATAACAACTTAAGTGGCATGATCCCTAAGTGTATGGTACACTCTAATGTCCTCTCAGTGTTGGATTTGCGAATGAATAACTTTCGTGGTACCATCCCAGCCACATTTGCTAAGGGAAATAATTTTAGGAATATTAACTTTAATGGCAATCAATTGGAAGGGCAATTGCCACGATCTTTAGCAAATTGTAGGAAATTGGAAGTTCTAGATCTTGGAAACAATAAGATAAATGGAACCTTCCCTTATTGGTTGGAAAGTCTTCCCAAATTGCGGGTTCTTGTCATAAGATCAAATAGATTTAAAGGTCGTATATTTTGCAATCCTAAAACCAAATTTCCTTTCCCAAAGTTGCGAATCATAGACATCTCCAACAATCAGTTTAATGGTTCTTTgccaataaaatatttcaaatatttgaaagCCATGACGAATGTGGATGAAAGTGAAGTTGGATTGAAATATATGGGAGAAGATTATTATCGGGATTCTTTGAATGTGATGATGAAAGGGTTGTATATTGAGTTGGAGGGAATCCTAACTGTCTTCACAACcattgatttttcaaacaatagaTTCATAGGAGAGATGCCGAAGATACTTGGAAGGCTTAAATCACTCAAGGGGCTCAACTTTTCCCACAATAACCTTACAGGTTATATTCCTTCATCGTTTGAAAATTTGACCAATCTTGAATGGTTAGATCTCTCTTTCAACAAGCTCAGCGGGGAGATTCCCATGCAATTGGCAGAGCTGCCATGGCTTGAAGTTTTAGATCTATCACATAACCAACTGACAGGACGTATACCTTTAGGAAGGCAGTTCAATACATTTGATAATGATTCATACATGGAAAATTTGGGATTATGTGGATTTCCATTGTCAAGAACATGCAACAACGAGACAAAGCAACCAACACCATCAACCTTACAAAAAGAAGACAGTTTAGAGCCTGAAAATGGGTTTGGTTGGCAAGCTGTATTGATAGGTTATGGTTGTGGAGTGATATTTGGAATATTGATGGGATATCTTATGTTTAAGTTTGGAAAACCAAAGTGGATTGTGAGGATGGTCATATTAGAGCAACATATCATGCTCAGAAGGCTGAAGAATAATGCCTATAGACGTGGTGGAAGAAAATAA